The DNA segment GGAGGACGGCTGGGTGCCGTTCCCCACGTTCAGCGAGCTGGAGGAGTGCGTGTTCGACCTGGTAGTGGTCGGCAAGCGCAACGATTCGGGATCGGTGGACATCGTGATGGTCGAGGCCGGCGCCACCGATGGCGCCCTGGCCCTGATCGACGAGGGCCGTACCCCGCCGGACGAGGAGGCGGTTGGCGCCGGCCTCGAGGAGGCCAAGTCCTACATCGGGCAGCTGCTCGATCTCCAGGACGAGCTGCAAGGACTTGCCGGCAAGGAAGTCGGGGAGTGGCCGTCGGTCATCGAGTACGCCGACGAGGTGTACGAGCGTGTGTCGGAACTTGCCGCCGAAGGGATCGCCGAGGTGGTCAGGATCGCGGACAAGGCCGAGCGTGAGTCCGCAGGGGCGGAGCTGGCCGAGCGGGTGGTCGCCGAGTACGGCGCGGACGAGGATGACACCGAGACCGCCCGGCAGGTCCATGCCGCTTTGCGTGCCGCTACCAAAAAGGCAATGCGCCGGCGGATCATCGAAGAGGGAGTCCGCATGGACGGCCGGGGCGCAACCGATATCCGGTCGCTGGCCGCCGAGGTCAGCGTGTTGAGCCGGGCCCACGGGTCCGCCCTGTTCACCCGCGGGGAGACGCAGGTGCTGAACGTCGTCACCCTGGGCATGCCGCGCATGGAGCAGATGCTCGACACCATCAGCAACGAGGAAGCCAAGCGCTACATGCATCACTACAACTTCCCGCCCTACTGCACCGGCGAAGCCGGGTTCATGAGGGGGCCGAAGCGCCGCGAGATCGGGCACGGCGCCCTGGGGGAGAAGGCCCTACGGCCGGTGCTCCCCGCTGATGACGGATTCCAGTACACGCTCCGCCTGGTGTCGGAGGTTCTCTCATCCAACGGCTCCTCCTCCATGGCGTCGGTATGCGCCTCGTCGCTCTCGCTCATGGATGCGGGCGTCAAGATCGCCGGTCCGGTGGCCGGCATCGCCATGGGTCTGATCGCCGACGGCGAGAACTACGTGACCCTGACCGACATCCTCGGGGCGGAGGACGCCCTGGGCGACATGGACTTCAAGGTGGCGGGAACCGCGGACGTCATCACCGCCCTCCAGCTGGATATGAAGATCGACGGTCTACCGGCGGAGGTACTGGCCGGAGCGCTTATCCAGGCCAGGCAAGCCAGGCTCGAGATACTGGAGGTGATGGAACAGGCGATAGACGGGCCCCGCGAGGAGATGAAGGAGCACGCACCCCGGCTGGAGACCGTACAGATCCCGGTCGACAAGATCGGCGACATCATCGGCCCCAAGGGGAAGATCATCCGTGAACTGGAGGCTGAGACCGGTGCCTCCATCGAGGTTCAGGATGACGGCACGGTGCTGGTGTCCTCGAGCGATGGGACCTCACTCGCCGACGCCTTGAACCGGGTCAACGAGATTGCCTTCCCGCCCACGCCCGAGGTCGACAAGCATTATGACGGCAAGGTGGTGAGCATCACCGACTTCGGGGCGTTCGTCAACATCCTTCCGGGTAAGGACGGCCTGCTGCACATCTCCAAGTTCGACAGCACCCGCCACGTGCGCCGGGTGGGCGACTACCTGTCCGAGGGCGATCCCCTGACGGTGGTGGTCGACTCCATCGACCGCAATGGCAAGGTCTCGCTCAAGGTGACTGCCGACCTGGAGCCGAAGCCCGGCGCCAAGGTCGGGGCACCGGGCCAGCCGCGCGATCGGGGCGACCGAGGACCCGGACGGGGCGGCGGCGGGAGAGGCCCCAATCGAGGTCGCGGACCTCGCCAGGGTCGAGGCGGCGGCCGCCCGCAGGGCCGCGGCGGCAACCGGGGTCGTGGCCAGGGTGGTCGTGGCCAAGGCGGTCGCGGCCAGGGTGGTCGTGGCCAGGGCGGCGGCGGCAACCGCCGGAGATCAGGCTCGGCAGGCAACGGCGGGCGTAGGTTCGCCTCCTTCGAGGACGCCTTCACCGACGGCATCTAGCCTTCGCGGAGAGCGCCCGGCCCACCCCAGTGACGTGGGCCGGGGCACTGTCCATCGACAACCAACCACTGTAGGCTCGGCAGTATGCCGGAACTGCCCGATGTGGTCGTCTATCTGGAGGCCCTCGAACGGTTCATCGGGGGACGGGTTCTGGAACGGGCCAGGGTGGTGTCGATCTCACTCCTCCGCACGTTCGACCCGCCTGTCTCCGAAGTGGAGGGCAGGCGGGTGGTCGGGTTCCGCCGGATGGGGAAGCGTCTGGTCCTGGAGCTGGAGGACGACCTCTTCATGGTGTTTCACCTGATGATTGCGGGCCGGTTCAGATGGAGGGGTCGCGGCGCAGCCGTACCCAGGAAAGTCGGTCACGCCGCGTTCGACTTCCCGAACGGGACGCTGGTGCTAACCGAGCAGGGCTCCAAGAAGCGGGCCTCGTTGCATGTGCATCGGGGCGCCGCGGCCCTGGCCGAGCACGACCGCGGCGGCCTGGAGCCGCTCGAAGCAGGACCGGCCGCCTTCGCCTAAGCGCTCAGACGGGAGAACAGGACGCTCAAGCGGGCCCTGACCGATCCCCGCATCCTCTCGGGCATCGGCAACGCATACTCGGACGAGATACTGCACCGGGCAGGACTCTCGCCGGTGATCCTGACCAGCCGGCTCGACGATCCCACCTTGGAGCGGCTCCGTGAGGCGACCGTCAGCACGCTGACCGAATGGGCGGATCGGATGCGGGACGAAGTGGGTGAGGGGTTCCCCGACCGGGTCACAGCCTTCCGGCCCGAAATGGCTGTCCATGGCAAGTACCGGCAGCCGTGTCCCGTGTGCGGGAGTCCGGTCCGGCGGATCGTGTACGCATCAAACGAGACCAACTACTGCGCGCGATGCCAGACGGGGGGCAGGATCCTTGCCGATCGAGCCCTCTCCCGGCTGCTGAAGGACCAGTGGCCCACCGCGATCCCGGACTGACCGAGACCGGGAGCCTTCCGGGTCTCAGCCCGCAGCTGCCTCGCGGAGTGCGGGGAGGACTTCCCTACCCAGGAGTTCGATCAGACCCTCCTGGTCTACCGAGGCCATCTGGATGGTGACGATGTCGGCGTCGATCGAGCCCAGCAGCGGCAGGTACAGGTTGACGATGTCCTCGGCGCCGGTCGCTCTCGCGTAACGCCCGAGGATCTCCTCCCGCGGAAGATCGTCGGCTCGTTTCCGGAGCGTCATCGGGTCGACGGCCTGAAGGCGCCCCGGGGCGCGCAGCCCGCGCCACGAGTAGAGCGCTTCCCAAGCCTCGTCGTCGCTATCTGCCATGATCGACCAGCGTGAGGTGAGTAGCAACGGGCGGGGCCGTCCGGCCTCGGCCGCCGACTCCCGGGCCGGGCCGATGACCCGCTCCAGCGCGACCGCGGGATCCTTCACCGAGACGATTATCCCGTCCGCCTTGCGGCCGGCCAGACCGGCTGTCTTGGGTCCGCCCGCCGCCAGGAGGATCGGCACCCGGGATACCGGAGGGGAGTACAGCTTGGCCCGGTCGGTCGTGTAGTAGTCGCCGTTGTAGGAGAGCTTCTCTCCTTCCAGGAGGCGCCTCATGATGTCGAGCGCCTCCGACATCCGGGCCGCACGCTCCGCGTACTTAGGGAAGTGATACCCGAGCGGACCTTCGTTGAGGTTCTCGCCGGTGCCCACGCCGAGGTTGAACCGCCCTCCGCTCAACCGGTCGAGGGTGGCGGCGGCCTGGGCCACGATGCCGGGATGGAACCTCCACAAAGGGGTGGTCACCCCGGTGGCGATCTCGATCCGCTCGGTGGCCTCCGCCATGGCCCCAAGTGTCGAGAAGGCGAATCCGGAGGCCGATGCATCATCCACCCAGGGATGGAAGTGTTCCGAGACCACCACCATGTCGAAGCCGGCTTCCTCGGCGAGGACCGCATGGCGCACCAACTGCTCGGGCTGCCACTGCTCATGGCCACAGAAGTAGGCGAAACGCTTCATCGGATCATCTCCGTAGGGTCCGAGTGTCGTTCAGGCCGGATTGGGCCAGAGATAGAGCGCCACCATGATCCCGAGGAAGATGACCGTGGCCAGAAAGGAGCCCCACCGGCTCCGGCCGTTGTCTGCAGGCGATGCCATTGCCGGGACAGGATAGACGGAATCGGAGGTCGGTATCAATCCTCCCGAGCTCACCAGAGAGGCCACGGGAGGGGATGCCGGTCGGTCGGCGGGTATGGGTGGGTCGGATCGTGGAGGAGCGCCTCCACCCGGGCGGCCAGCGCGTCGGCCTCCTCGCCGCCGATGAGTTCCTCGGTGCGGGCATGGAGCCGATTGCCGATTGCCCGCTCGAGCCTTCTGACGCAGTCCACCATCCTGCCGGGCAGCGCTTGGCCGGAGAATCCCCACATCACCGTGCGGAGTTTGGGCTCGGCGTGGAGCGTCAGACCGTGATCGATGCACCAGATCCGTCCCGAGCCGTCGGCGATTACGTGTCCGGCCTTGCGGTCGGCGTTGTTGATCACCAGATCCAGGGTGATGATCGGCCAGAGGCTCGGGTCGGCCTCGTTGATGAGGGGCGCCGGGTCGAACTCCTCGTCGACCTCCACGAAGGCCTGGGCCGAGCCCGGTCCGAACGGCCCGCTGGCCGGCACCGTTTCGGGAACGCAATCCAGCCCGGCCGCACTGGCGAGTTCGAAGGTCAGCACCTCGCGGGCCGGGAGCGTTCGGCAGTCGAAGTCGTACAGGGGTCGCTGTCCCTGTTCGGGCTTGTAGACCACCATCCGGCCCGCACGGGTCACCGCCAGCAGGGTTGCGTTGGAAGCGTTCTGGAACCGGCCGATGATCTCGACGATGTCCCAGGCGTCCCGTGCCGGGCCGGTCACCCGGGCAGTCGGTGGCCGTTACCCGACGGGCAGTTGTGTCCGTCGGGGTCCTCGGGCAACAGGCACTCCGGGCACTGAGCCCGTCCCGAGTGGACAGCCCGCAGGGCCATCACCGCGCCCGCTTTGAGCTGCAGCGGTGTGATCGCAAAGGTGGCCCTTTCGTCGTCGGCCTGACCCTCCAGCAGCAGGGTCATCCGCTCGTCCCCCTCGATTCGCATGGCGATGGACATCACCCGGAACAGCACGTCAGTTTCGAGAGTCGGCTCGGGCAGGTCGGCGCCCTGCGCCACCAGATCATCCACGGGCAGGTCGTCATCCCATCCCATATTGGAGATCAGTTCCAGGCCTTGCTCGCCGAGCACCGCTGCCTGGGTCTTCTCGAACAGGAACCAGGCTCTTTCGTGCTGGGTCTGGACGAACAGGTAGAAGGCCCTCTGTCCCGGCGGGCCGATTGCCCCGACAAGGAAAAGGTCCACCGGTCCGAACTGCCGGGAGGATGGGCTGCTCACACGACCACCCCGGTTGCGTTGATGGAGACTACGGCCGGGGGTTGATCTCCGTCGATCCTGAGTTCGGAGATCGAGGCGGTCGAGATCCGCAGCCGCTGGAACAGGTCGAGGGCCTGGCCGAGGTAGTGGGCGATCACCAGCTTGATGATGTCCGCATGGCTCACCGCCACCACCGTCTTTCCTTCGTGCATCCTGGCGATCCGTTCCACGCTTCCAACCGACCGGTGCTGAGCCTCGGCAAAGGATTCACCGTCAGGAAACCGGAACCGGGACGGTGTCATCTGGACCGACTGCCAGGCGTCCAGACGCCGCAGCGAGTCGAGGGTCTGTCCGGTCCAGCGGCCGAAGTCCATCTCCGTCAGGCCGGGTTCTACGACCGGCTCCACCTCGTGCGGCCGGGCGACCAGGACCGCCGTCTCCATGGTTCGTTCGATAGGTGAACTGTAAACCGCCTCGATGTCCAGCCCGGCCAGCGCCTCGGCGGCCGCTCGAGCGGCCTGGCGACCCCTGCGATCCAGGGTGACGCCCGGGGCCCGCCCGGTCAGGCGGTCGCCGGTTTCCGGCGTTGGGGCGTGGCGCACCAGGAGTATGCGGGTCATGTACACGACTGAATCTAGATCGCTCCGGCGCGCATCGGTAAACGACTTCACCGGGTGCGGGTCACGAGTGAGGTTCCGGTGACCGGAAGCCGGGTGACTGCGCAGCGGAGGCACAAGGCTCGGGAGTCACTGGCGCGGCACGGCGCCCCATACATTCGGGCAGGTCTCGGAGCCGGGATCCACAGCGAGATTTTTCGCGTTCTCGCCAAGACTGCCTGCATCTGTCACAGGTCCCGTATACGTTGGCTATCGCCAAGCACCCACACCGGCCGATGATGTGGGACCGATCGGAACGGCCGGCATTGCGGGAACATACGAGACTCATGGAGCGAACAGCCGCCTCCCGGCATCCGGCCGGGCATGGCCGACCACGCTCCAACAGGATGGGTGGTGGCGGGGGCGGGGCCCGGTGCGAAGCACCGGTTTTTTACGACTTTTGGCGCCTGGCGATTCTTGAGGCAGAGGGCGTCAAATGTGACGCTCTGATCCTGAGGTTTACCGCACCGTATGTGACGCTCTGATCCTGAGGTTCCGGGCAGGACCGGTGATGCCGGGAGCCTTTGTCTCCGGCCAACTGGCGATCGTGGGCCGTGGAGACACCCCGGCTGCCTAAGGGTCGAGCAATTCGAGACGGGGAAGGGGGGTGATGTTGGTGGGGAGGTTGTTCCGCACGCTGTTGACCTGACGGGACACCGGGTACCAGGTCAGCTTGGAGTCGGCCAGGGGGCCTAGAAGCGGCTCGACTGCCCCGGCGGATCGGATGTCCCGGTCCAACCACAGGTCCCAATGGTCGGGTTCCAGGATCACCGGCATGCGGGTGTGGATCGGAGACAGGCCCTCGTTGGCCACCGTCGTGATGATGGCGGCACTCCGGATCCACTCCCCGGTTTCCGGATCCCTCCAGGCAGCCCAGAGACCCGCAAACGCCATCGGGGCGTCGTCGGCCATCCTCACGAAGTAGGGGTACTTCCCGGCCACGGTGTGGCCCCATTCGAAGAACCCGGTGGCCGGCAGGATGCACCGCTTGCGGCGCAACGAGTCCCGGAAGGCGGGTTTGGTGGCCACGGTCTCGGCCCTGGCGTTGATGTTGATCGGGCCCTTCCGGCCGGCGGACCAGTGGGGTATCAGGCCCCACCGGAACGACCCCAATTGCCGGGAACCCCTGTGCTCGGCCACGGCGTACACGGGGTCGGTCGGCGCCACGTTGTAGCTCGGTTCGAGACGCTCTGTCATCACGTGATCCACGCCGAAGTAGCCGGCCAGATCGTCGGGCTCGGCGTTGATGACGTACCGCCCACACATGCGGTGGCACAGGTTACCGGCCACTTGCGCGTTCGCCCCGGCAGGCCATTGGACATGGACCGTCACTATCCTGTCCGTCTGCGGCGAGTTCGCCAGACGGCCGCGGTTGCCCAGGGCAATCGAGGAAAGTCCGGACTCCACAGGACAGGGAGCTGGGTAACGCCCAGGCGGGGCGACCCGACGGAAAGTGCCACAGAGATCAGACCGCCGATGGCCCTTTCGGGGGCACAGGCAAGGGTGAAACGGTGGTGTAAGAGACCACCAGCACCCCGGGAGACCGGGGTGGCTGGCAAACCCCTCCCGGAGCAAGGTCAAGCAGAGGCGTCGGTGGTCCGCCGGTCAAGCTTCGGGTGGACCGCACCGAGGTCTGGCGGCAACGCAGACCCCAGATGGATGGCCGTCGCCCGCTTGAGGCGGGTACAGAATCCGGCTTACCGGCGGACTCGTCGCACCCTTGCAGAACCCCTTGGAACTGACGGTCTATGTTTGGTCGGTGGGGCGGGGCCGGCCCCCGAATGCCCCGGCGACGTGGCCGATGACGGCGGCGACCAGCGCGAACCCTGCCAGGGTCAGCGGGCCGGCGGGGCTACCCGCCACCAGGCTGAACGAGGCCACCACCGCGTATACCGTCAGGGCGGCCACGGCGCCGTGCATGCGGGCGAAGAACGGCGGAACCAGGCGGCCCGCTACGTATCCCGCCACATGCTCGCCGCCGAACAGGGCTACGGCCAGGATCACCCAGGTGATGGTGTCGCCGGTCTCGATGCCTGCACGGTCGCCGAGCCACAGGACGGCCAGGCCGATCAGCCCGGCGAAGACCATCGAGAGCAGACCTGCCACCGCCCCGAGGCCCACGGCAACCAGGTTGATCGACTTCATGACCCGATTCGCTCTCCGACCACGGCGGTCAGCATACGGAGCAACCCGGCCACTCGGGCCGTGCCGGTTCCTCGGCCGCGATGAAACGCCCGGGCGGGGCGGCAGGTCTAACCTGCGACAAATAGCTCACTCTCGAACAGGGGAGGCCCGTCTTGACTGGTTCACTCAACAAATACCTAGCCGAGTTGCTGGGGGCGTTCGTGCTGATCGGCGTCGGCTCCATGGCGATTCTCAGCTCGGGCGGAAGCATCGTTGCC comes from the bacterium genome and includes:
- a CDS encoding polyribonucleotide nucleotidyltransferase translates to MSEQIVRGQIGDKEVVISTGKLAGQANGAVRVSMGETDVLVAATASDKPREGVSFFPLTIDVEERMYAVGKIPGSFFRREGRATEKATLSARLIDRPLRPSFRDGYRNDTHVVATVLQVDGETAYDVLALNGASAALTISDLPFEGPLGGVRIGLGEDGWVPFPTFSELEECVFDLVVVGKRNDSGSVDIVMVEAGATDGALALIDEGRTPPDEEAVGAGLEEAKSYIGQLLDLQDELQGLAGKEVGEWPSVIEYADEVYERVSELAAEGIAEVVRIADKAERESAGAELAERVVAEYGADEDDTETARQVHAALRAATKKAMRRRIIEEGVRMDGRGATDIRSLAAEVSVLSRAHGSALFTRGETQVLNVVTLGMPRMEQMLDTISNEEAKRYMHHYNFPPYCTGEAGFMRGPKRREIGHGALGEKALRPVLPADDGFQYTLRLVSEVLSSNGSSSMASVCASSLSLMDAGVKIAGPVAGIAMGLIADGENYVTLTDILGAEDALGDMDFKVAGTADVITALQLDMKIDGLPAEVLAGALIQARQARLEILEVMEQAIDGPREEMKEHAPRLETVQIPVDKIGDIIGPKGKIIRELEAETGASIEVQDDGTVLVSSSDGTSLADALNRVNEIAFPPTPEVDKHYDGKVVSITDFGAFVNILPGKDGLLHISKFDSTRHVRRVGDYLSEGDPLTVVVDSIDRNGKVSLKVTADLEPKPGAKVGAPGQPRDRGDRGPGRGGGGRGPNRGRGPRQGRGGGRPQGRGGNRGRGQGGRGQGGRGQGGRGQGGGGNRRRSGSAGNGGRRFASFEDAFTDGI
- a CDS encoding TIGR03557 family F420-dependent LLM class oxidoreductase; the encoded protein is MKRFAYFCGHEQWQPEQLVRHAVLAEEAGFDMVVVSEHFHPWVDDASASGFAFSTLGAMAEATERIEIATGVTTPLWRFHPGIVAQAAATLDRLSGGRFNLGVGTGENLNEGPLGYHFPKYAERAARMSEALDIMRRLLEGEKLSYNGDYYTTDRAKLYSPPVSRVPILLAAGGPKTAGLAGRKADGIIVSVKDPAVALERVIGPARESAAEAGRPRPLLLTSRWSIMADSDDEAWEALYSWRGLRAPGRLQAVDPMTLRKRADDLPREEILGRYARATGAEDIVNLYLPLLGSIDADIVTIQMASVDQEGLIELLGREVLPALREAAAG
- a CDS encoding phosphatidylinositol kinase, with product MTGPARDAWDIVEIIGRFQNASNATLLAVTRAGRMVVYKPEQGQRPLYDFDCRTLPAREVLTFELASAAGLDCVPETVPASGPFGPGSAQAFVEVDEEFDPAPLINEADPSLWPIITLDLVINNADRKAGHVIADGSGRIWCIDHGLTLHAEPKLRTVMWGFSGQALPGRMVDCVRRLERAIGNRLHARTEELIGGEEADALAARVEALLHDPTHPYPPTDRHPLPWPLW
- a CDS encoding DUF3090 family protein, with the protein product MSSPSSRQFGPVDLFLVGAIGPPGQRAFYLFVQTQHERAWFLFEKTQAAVLGEQGLELISNMGWDDDLPVDDLVAQGADLPEPTLETDVLFRVMSIAMRIEGDERMTLLLEGQADDERATFAITPLQLKAGAVMALRAVHSGRAQCPECLLPEDPDGHNCPSGNGHRLPG
- a CDS encoding histidine phosphatase family protein; this encodes MTRILLVRHAPTPETGDRLTGRAPGVTLDRRGRQAARAAAEALAGLDIEAVYSSPIERTMETAVLVARPHEVEPVVEPGLTEMDFGRWTGQTLDSLRRLDAWQSVQMTPSRFRFPDGESFAEAQHRSVGSVERIARMHEGKTVVAVSHADIIKLVIAHYLGQALDLFQRLRISTASISELRIDGDQPPAVVSINATGVVV
- a CDS encoding SOS response-associated peptidase, with translation MAGNLCHRMCGRYVINAEPDDLAGYFGVDHVMTERLEPSYNVAPTDPVYAVAEHRGSRQLGSFRWGLIPHWSAGRKGPININARAETVATKPAFRDSLRRKRCILPATGFFEWGHTVAGKYPYFVRMADDAPMAFAGLWAAWRDPETGEWIRSAAIITTVANEGLSPIHTRMPVILEPDHWDLWLDRDIRSAGAVEPLLGPLADSKLTWYPVSRQVNSVRNNLPTNITPLPRLELLDP